In the genome of Massilibacillus massiliensis, one region contains:
- the rplI gene encoding 50S ribosomal protein L9 — protein sequence MKVILQQEVKKVGKKGDILEVSEGYARNFLLPKGYAVEATATNLNAVNQQKRSEERKKQQAVDEANLMAAQLSKIEVTIPVKIGEGGKLFGSVTGKDIAEALKKDHNIDIDKRKIEVKEGIKGIGDYEAVIKVHPEITSKIKVHIIAG from the coding sequence ATGAAAGTGATTTTGCAGCAAGAGGTTAAAAAAGTTGGTAAAAAAGGTGATATTTTAGAAGTTTCAGAAGGCTATGCAAGAAACTTTCTTTTACCAAAAGGCTATGCGGTTGAGGCTACAGCAACTAATTTAAATGCTGTAAATCAGCAAAAGCGTTCTGAAGAACGTAAGAAGCAGCAAGCCGTGGATGAAGCGAATTTAATGGCAGCGCAGCTTAGCAAGATTGAAGTAACAATTCCCGTAAAAATCGGTGAAGGCGGGAAACTTTTTGGTTCGGTAACGGGTAAAGATATCGCGGAAGCGTTGAAAAAAGATCATAATATCGATATAGATAAACGTAAAATTGAAGTGAAAGAAGGCATAAAAGGGATTGGTGATTACGAAGCCGTAATCAAAGTGCATCCTGAAATTACAAGTAAGATTAAGGTACACATAATCGCGGGCTAG
- the lonC gene encoding Lon family ATP-dependent protease yields the protein MKKFFKRLIGNGQEEVNLESEDLINRQVTALYGLLADVIGSEKLVLKAGKLDALEQMRSKNVAERVLALQKIVFENPTFDKLPTTEEIPMLLDELEEEIADSMARRTVEDKIEKKVVEKMEERHQEYMQEIRTQVLKEENSVETAQTLKRFAELEKLESTKLTKSVMELLRPATLAEVVGQERAVQSLRAKLSSPYPQHLILYGPPGVGKTTVARLVLEEARKAKFTPFAEDAPFVESDGTTLRWDPHDMTNPLLGSVHDPIYQGARRDLAESGVPEPKPGLVTDAHGGILFIDEIGEMDPMLQNKLLKILEDKRAFFDSAYYDPADESVPKYIRKLFEEGAPADFVLIGATTREAGYINPALRSRCAEIYFEPLTPQHIEKIVYVAAEKLKVILEDDVARLISEYTIEGRKAINILADAYSLALQRNNDVEEIDQIVIEKEDIYKVVQVSRLSPFVTQKASEKGEIGKVFGLGVAGYIGSVIEIEAVVFPANEKGKGTIRFNQTAGNMAKDSVFNAAAVVRKITGEDLSNYDAHVNVIGGGNIDGPSAGTAILTALISAITKRKIRQNVAVTGEISIQGKVRPVGGVFEKAYGAKQAGITTLVIPKENAKDIPAGHLGLDIHSVETAEEAFKVLFIEEN from the coding sequence ATGAAAAAGTTTTTTAAAAGACTGATTGGCAATGGTCAGGAAGAAGTGAATTTGGAAAGCGAAGATTTGATTAATCGACAAGTGACGGCTTTGTATGGTTTGCTGGCGGATGTTATCGGTTCAGAAAAACTGGTATTAAAGGCAGGCAAATTGGATGCATTGGAACAGATGCGTTCAAAGAATGTTGCTGAAAGAGTGTTGGCGCTACAAAAGATCGTTTTTGAAAACCCAACCTTTGATAAGCTGCCAACGACAGAAGAAATCCCAATGTTGTTAGACGAATTGGAAGAAGAGATTGCCGATTCAATGGCAAGACGGACCGTTGAGGATAAGATTGAGAAGAAAGTCGTCGAAAAGATGGAAGAACGACATCAAGAATATATGCAGGAAATTCGCACACAGGTTCTAAAAGAAGAGAATAGTGTGGAAACTGCGCAAACGTTAAAACGTTTCGCTGAATTAGAGAAATTGGAAAGTACGAAATTAACGAAATCTGTGATGGAGTTGCTGCGTCCGGCTACACTTGCGGAAGTTGTCGGACAGGAGCGGGCGGTGCAGTCACTAAGAGCTAAACTTAGTTCGCCATACCCGCAGCATCTGATTCTTTATGGACCGCCGGGTGTCGGAAAAACGACAGTTGCGCGGTTGGTATTGGAGGAGGCACGGAAGGCGAAGTTTACGCCTTTTGCAGAAGATGCGCCATTTGTAGAATCTGATGGAACAACCCTGCGGTGGGATCCCCATGATATGACAAATCCGTTGCTTGGTTCTGTTCATGATCCGATTTACCAAGGGGCAAGACGCGATCTTGCGGAAAGTGGTGTGCCTGAACCGAAACCAGGCTTGGTAACAGATGCGCATGGCGGTATTTTGTTCATTGATGAAATTGGCGAGATGGATCCGATGCTGCAGAATAAGCTGCTGAAGATTCTGGAAGATAAACGTGCTTTTTTTGATTCTGCTTATTATGATCCGGCGGATGAATCTGTGCCTAAATACATTAGAAAACTGTTTGAAGAAGGGGCACCTGCCGACTTTGTTCTGATTGGTGCGACGACGCGTGAAGCTGGCTATATCAATCCGGCACTTCGTTCACGGTGTGCAGAAATTTACTTTGAGCCACTTACACCACAGCATATTGAAAAAATTGTGTATGTTGCTGCCGAGAAGCTTAAAGTTATATTAGAAGATGATGTAGCACGTTTGATCAGCGAATATACGATTGAAGGCCGTAAGGCAATTAATATTTTAGCGGATGCATATAGTCTGGCATTGCAAAGAAACAATGATGTTGAAGAAATAGACCAAATTGTGATAGAGAAAGAAGATATTTATAAAGTCGTGCAAGTAAGTAGACTTTCTCCATTTGTAACCCAAAAAGCTTCCGAAAAAGGTGAAATCGGTAAAGTTTTTGGACTTGGTGTCGCGGGGTACATTGGTTCTGTTATAGAAATTGAAGCCGTGGTATTCCCAGCCAACGAGAAGGGCAAGGGAACGATCCGTTTTAATCAAACTGCAGGAAATATGGCAAAAGATTCGGTTTTTAATGCCGCTGCAGTGGTACGGAAAATTACCGGCGAAGATTTGAGTAATTATGATGCACATGTCAATGTAATTGGCGGGGGCAATATTGATGGCCCGTCAGCGGGAACGGCAATTTTAACAGCGCTTATTTCAGCAATAACAAAACGAAAAATTCGTCAAAATGTCGCTGTTACAGGTGAAATTTCGATTCAAGGTAAAGTCAGACCAGTCGGTGGCGTTTTTGAAAAAGCGTATGGAGCAAAGCAAGCGGGGATTACGACGCTTGTCATTCCAAAAGAAAATGCTAAGGATATTCCGGCAGGGCATCTTGGGCTTGATATTCATAGTGTAGAAACAGCAGAGGAAGCGTTTAAGGTACTGTTTATAGAGGAGAACTAG